caattttaaaataaaattaaaaaaacaatttcactaactattaaaataacataaaatacttAGACATCAGAAATAACCCCTTGCagctatggccaattgatatttgacaaggaaGCCAAgtatattcaatggggaaagactagtCCCTaaaacagatggtgctgggaaaactagatatccacatgcaaacaaatgaaagtggaccccttatctcacaccatatataaaaattaactaaaaaaggatcaaagccctaaatataagaactgaaactataaactcctagaagaaagcatatgGTAGTGTCTTCAGGACCCtgtatttggcaatggattctttagactttacacccaaatcatgaggaacaaagaaaaatagataaataagacttcaacaaaattaaacacttttgcatctcaaaggacattatcaagaaagtgaagacaacctacagaatgggagaaaatatatggaaaccatacatctgatgAGGTtataacatccagaatatataaagaatgcccATAAttgagcaacaaaaagacaacccaataaacaaacagaaagaacttgTATTacagtgtgaatgtaattaacactactgaattgtatacttaaaagagATTAACATAGGAAAAGttgtgttgtatgtatgttacaacaataaaaattttaaaaagaaaaacacaattcaCAGACCgggagaaaacatttgtaaatacatatatctgacaaaagacttgcCACCATAATACATCAAGATCATCTACAAATCAAACACAAGAACACAACagttttttaaatatggaaaagaCATGAACAGTCACACTACAAAGATAAACAATAAGCATACAAAAAGATGACTAACATCAGTCTTtagcaaatgcaaattaaaaccatgagacagCATTTCATAACCACGTTGAatggttaaaatttttttaaaaaaccaacactaaatgttgacaaggatgtggtgCAACTGGCACTCTCATACACTGCTTAGTgtatgtaaaatggcacagccacctGGAAAACTGTTCGGCACATTCTTATGGAGTTAAATATATACTTGACCTATcagccagcaattccactcctggataTTTATCCAAAAGAAGTAACAATTTGTATCCACTGAAAGACTTATACACAAAATTCCATAGtaactccaaagaagatatgcaattGGCAAACAAGCataaaaaaagatgctcaacatcattagtcattaaggaaattcaaatcaaaacctcaatgagatatcatttcacaccctctaggatggctataattttaaaaacttggaaaataaCAAGGGTTAGTAAGGAAACTATAACCTATAACCCTTACACATTGTtagcaggaatgtaaaatagcaTAGCTACTGTAGAAAATAAttcggcagttcctcaaaaacttaaaacacgtaattaccatatgacccatcaaCTTCACTCCTAGAATagacccaagagaactgaaaacatattcaaacaaaaacttgtacacaaacatttgtagcagcattaatcataatagcccaaaagtataataacccaaatgtccatcaactaatgaatggataaacaaaatgtgatatatccataggatggaatatttagcaaataaaaaggaatgaagttctggtacatactacaacatagatgagccttgaaaacattaagtgaaagaagccatacacaaaagaccacatattacattattctgtttatatgaaatatccaggaaAGGCTAATCCATAAAGACAAAGTATGTTACTGGTTGCCAGGGAGGACAGTGTtgctttttggggtaatgaaaatgttccagaattaGGTAGTTGTGATATTTTTGCAACcttgtgaaaatattaaaaaccactgatgTGTATGCTTTCAGATAGTGAATGTTACAGTATGTGAATCATATCTCAACTTAAAAGATTATTCTTGCTGCAtataaggataaaaaaaattttatagtaGCTTTATTAATAAAAGCCCAAAGCTGAAATAGCCAAAATTACTCCATCCATGTGAACTTAAAGAACAGGCAAAAGTAATCTATAATGATAGAACTCACAAACACAGTTGACTTTCGGGGTTGGGGATTGATTATGCGGCGATACAAGGGAACCTCCTGGGGTGATAAAACTGTTTCTGGATTGGGGTTTTAGTTACACTTATCAAAACAACTTTTTTATTCaagatctgtgcatttcattttatgtaaattttacttcaataaatttttttttaaataaaaagcatcttgtaagcctacaacttttctaatcagaataaatatgaaataaaaagcatctcaTTACTGACATCCATTATCTCACCTCAGTATCCACAACCATGTATCATATACTAAAGTTGAAATTGAGGTTCAGGATCATGAGGTTTTAGCTAATAAGTCTCTTACCTTGCAAATCCTTGTGGCAGTTCTCCAAggccatacagtggataaaggtaTGGGCTTTTGCCATATCTTGCCAAAGACTCACTGTAAagcttaatcctattaatggttTCACAACATGGTTGATCTAAATAGCTGGAGAAAAGTGAGTATTAGGAAAGAGTTTTAGttttaattacttaaaattttaaaattctttttctcagAAATGATTTCAATCCACTACCTTCATGGTTCACTTAAAAAGTTCTAACACTAATTTGCAGCCAGAATCTCTTCTTTCACCGTATAACATGGCCATGCATTTGTTTTGTTAGAATTTCCCTTctgaagaaatgggaaattcagtAAGAGTTCCAAGACAGTACAAATCTAAAACCTAAAAAACTTACTCATCAGTTCTGTAAAGTGCAAGGGCATGACCAGTAAAATCTATAACATCTTGGCCCAAGTCAAACTTCTTATACACATCTCGCATTGTGGTCTTCTTAGGGTCAACACCTTCAAAAGTTCTAGGATCTTTCTCTTCGAAGTTGGCAACATACACTAGGAATTTTCTGAAGCGACGTTTTTCAAATAGCCCcattaaacctaaaaagggaatttttaaaagagcACACACTCACAACAGGACACTGAATAAGAAAGAGCATATGAGAGAAAAGTTAAAACAGGCATTGTTGGATAACGGAGGCTTTTCTAATGCTATGTGCAATATAAGGTAAGGGACTTGGGACAACATAGCTTCCAGTTtcgtaacatttttaaaatacaacaaCATAATTACAACAAATCAGTTATAaagtcttaaattttaaaatacaagtaaTTATCAACAGTACTTACTTAAATATAAGTCTAATTGCATGAAAGTACAAGGTAAGTGACGACTTTGAAGGAATATCATCCATGAAGGCATCCATCTGTACGTTCTTCCTTTGACAACTCTGAACTATACGCAGCCAACTGCCTAAAATTCTGGAATGATCTTCCTTTACCTTTACTGTATGCTATTTAATGGTATTTAATGGAAAAGAAGCTTAGACACCAAGAACACTGACTTCAAAGAAAATTAGATGTTGATTATGCTGCTAAACTAATCACTTACTTTAATGAAGTCCCAGATAATCAGTTCACTCCTTTTTACACTAAAAAGCAGATGAGACAGCTATAAATTACCACATTACGAACCCACAGCTCTTCCTACTAACTACTATTCTGACTAGTATATAGCTAGTCAATGGAAAAGAAAACCCTGTCTttatcttccttcttcccttttcctaAGTTGTACAGCTACTTTTTTAAAACTACagctttaaaacaataaaaccctCAAAAGCTTCTTTTATATCTGTTGAgtttaacattttgatatttttaatattactttCCAAGTCTACTTTATAGATGAAACcaacaaaactgaaaattaaatcaGACTGTTAACAGCTGACTATACTTAATAgtttaaaattaagatttataacccagctttaaaaaaataacagattgCATACATAGCAAAGGCATAATCTAAAAGAAATATTCCATTACCACATCAGCACTATACATAAGACAAGTTTGGCTGTCAGAAGAAGGAATAAAACAGCCAACTGGAAACATGAATCACTTTTTCAGTGCACTTAAAACTCAGATCTCACATGCTGGTGAGCGCTGCCTAATGGAATCTGAAGCTATTATCAATGGTTTATTTTAGAGATCgtaactttctctcttttttaaatcaaaatgaaaatctatgttttcttaaattctgcaccttcctcttctttcattttcctccctTACCTAATCCTTAAGCCTGACCAGTCAGCCCTAATAGTGACTTCTGTTTCACAGCCCTAACTTCTTCCCCATCCCTTATTTTTAACGTTGCTTTGCACAGCACCAAGCTCAATTGCTAGCTGATACGGCATCAGAACCAGATACCACTGCTGTTACAAACATCTTAGAACTACAGTAGTTCTGGAAAATTCATAATTGAAAGCatctaaataataatttatttcctGCTGTATAATTTTTATAACAGCTATTTCTATACGATAATGCCTTCCCTAATCACTCACTCTATTTAAAATTACAGTCCCCCCATCCCCTTTCCCTCCATAGCATTTATTACCATCTGACATATGTTTCCTTATTTGTTTACTGTCTCCCACAaatttttagctttctttttctcttctttggaatCCTCCCCACAAAACCTAGAAGAGTACCTGGTACATACCAAGTGCTCGATACTCAATCCTTGACTTAATTAATATATAATGAGAGCAAATACTAAAGAAGTTTTCTTACATACTGCGTATATACAGCATATGAAAACAATATTCAAATACACGACAAAAGGGTTAGAAAAAATATCTTCTCAAGATTGCTCAATCTCCTCAGAAGTATCTTAACTGCATTTCTaatgatgtttttgttttcttcacttgCATGtaagtttatttataaaaatacaatttacatCAAGgtttagaaaacatgaaaatctACAGAATACAGAGCAGTTTCAATACGAGATTGGATAAAAGCTTTCCAATTAGCTAGCAGATATAAGATTTGACCACagattatccaaaaaaaaaaaaaaaaaaaaattagagtcaTAAGAAAACTAACAAGTATCATCATACAGTCCACTGGACTCTAGATAAGCAGCCACTGACTGGGCATTGGAGCAGTCACACCTATTTCATAGAGTCCAAAGCCCTGAGACTCACTCAGTTCTGTGACAGCAAACACGGTTTTTGGGTGGCAAAGGTGCTAATGCTCCAAGCTAGCAGCAATACGGTTTAGAGTAAACAAAGAAGCTGAGGACTTCATTCTAGATAGAAGATTTTGCCAGGCACAGTTCAAAGGTATTCACAAAAACTTCCCCAGACATTTCTGAACATAATCTGTGGCCAACACTACTCCAGAGGTCAAATGTATTTCtcattaatttaacaaaaataatattttgtccACGAAAAATATCTACTAAAAACCCTGAAGTTTTAGTTGGTCTCATGAACTGTCACGAGAGCTGACAGTATACACAGTTCCTTAAAAAGCCAATGTAAATTTAGGCTACATTCATAGAAATATATTTCTAGGAAAGGAACTGTCTGACACTGAGTGAGAAGAAAACATGTGGGGTATCATGTCCAGTCTGGCTGCCATATTAATATGTATGATCTTGGCAAATCATAAAACTTCCAAAGAAGAGTCGCCAGGAAATCTAGACAGCATATTATAGGAAAAACAGCTAGGAAACCTAGAGATGTTTAGCATGAATAAAAAAGGAATTAGAGGCTGTAAGACAGTTGTTGAAATATCTAAAAAGCTGTCAATACACAGTATAGCATAGTGGTTAAAAGTGTGGGGTTCTGGAGTCAGTTACAGCAGGCATGCTTGTGCTAAGTTGGTTACATGTATCATCTACCTTTATTTTAAATAGTCCTTCACCACAACCAGTGAGATGTGTGCTgctattatccttattttatagatgggaaaactgaggtatacagatgttagctattattaaatGAAGGAAGTATTTCAAACTATTTACATAAGAGCCCCAAGAGAGAACaacaataagaatttaaaaattgtacaaaaaCCACAAACTTTGTTTAAAGGATTCTATTCAAACTCTTGAACTCCTGTTTctattaaaatactttatttggaTTAAAATTACACTGTCAttcaaaagatttaaaatagtTTCCAATCCATGATTACATCACTACCTTCCTCCAACTTAATTAGGAACCATTCCTTTCTTTCCCAAGTGTCAATCCTAATGTAGCCACAAATCTCAgtggtattttgttattttctgacTAGTATCTTCCATACTTTTGGATCCACCACCAAGCTACATGATCTACAGGTGGTCATTTGAACTCTAAGCTTCAAAAGGGTAGGGATTTTTAACTTTTCTCTCAAGTATCCCattagtgtctggcacataagagacagtcaataaatatctgttgacaaaatggatagatggatggatagatgggtgatGTAGGGTGAATTAAATTTTAGCTCAAGATTCCCTTCCATTATAAAATCTCATTCTgaagaaacaaagtaaaattacTTACTAGATGCCAGGGCTTCTGCTTCAGTGGAAGGAACCTTATAGATTTTTCCTCCTTTATAAACAAAACTCCCTTCAGTCACTTTGAAATCCATGTAGCGAGTGACCTCTGTAAAAAGCAGCATCCTAACCAGCTGACCTACAAGAGTCACAAAATTCAAACTATAGCTTACTACCTTAAAAAATaagcaggaattaaaaaaaaaaaaatacatttactaaTACTAAcagcttttcaatttttttctgaacattGTCCAATAACTCCAACAAAAAGAATGCATACCTACTGCTTAGCGTATTAAGTTGCTGTGTCTTTTTATGTTAAAATTTCAAGGTTAATAATTATATCAACTGGCCTTAGAAAAGGCTATGAAATATTTATGAGAGGAATAAACTGTAGAATCATACTTCTGCAAATAGGTTTGGGTTTCTTTACAGCtcctattatattttaaataacaccTGACTGGTCAAAATTTTTCAGGAATTTGTGCTTTTCAGTTTCTATGTCACTTTACATCAGTTAAGAGAACATTACACATAAAGAAAGAGCCAGGCTTACACTTAAGAAATATTACGGGCCTACAAGCCAGAGAAATTCTGGTTTACCAAAAGTAGAAAATTTGTTTAAGACACCCAACAAAATTATTTAAAGCTCGTTTGAAAGGATGAACACACCAGGGCAGTCAAAaataatttgtctatttttaagaagaaataaagtaatgAGACGAGTTTTATCCAGACAGACATAAAAATATCTTGTACATTATAATAAGTGGTCTCATGctggtaaagaaatagaaaaacattcGTGGAAAACCATGCAGAGACCCATGTATAAGAACTTAATACATGATAAAAGttcaaatcaaaatggaaaagataAATGGTGTTGAGAGATAACTTAGCCATTCTGAAAGCAACATTTTCAATCTCTACTCCTCAACCAATAGGAAAATGAGATGATTTATAGTGTATAACAGGTGATAtggtgaaaaaatgaaaactataaaaccacTAGTTgctaatattaacatttttataacctTGAGGTGGGGAGAAATTTTTTAAGCATAAGCCCCTGATAtcgaaacaagaaaagaaaaaaagataaaccaaTATACCTACATGAAAGTTAAATGCCtttgtatggaaaaaaatacaagagtTATAAGGTAAATCACAAAttggaaaagatattttcaacATGTGAAAAGTATTAATAGCCTTAATCTAAAAAGAGCTCTtttaaatcattaagaaaaagcataaaaattcaatagaaaaatgtgaaaagttCAAGGATAGCCAAATCACTAAAGAATATAAAAGTCAATAAACATCTGGAAATCATGTCCCCCTCTTTAAAGagagatgaaatttttaaaatttttaaaattttgcctttcagtaaaccaaagaacaaaaactaaatggaataATTTCAGAGTTGGCACAGTCTACTATTGAAAGTAAAATTCAGTAATATAAAGCAAAAGCTATAAGAAAATCATTGTTTTATCCCCATAATACACTTTCAGGACTACACAAAGTTTATCACTACCACTACTATCatctccctcccacccacctACACAAACACCCCCAACACCCCCCCATGGTCATAATACATTGGCTGAAAAACACGTTaactagggagaaaaaaaagtgtgtgtgcttgtgtgaatacatatgtatacataaacTGGGAGGTATATATCAAAATGTTAAATTGTGATTAAATCTAGAGGGTGAGATTTTGGTAAAGTAAacgttatttccttcctttctatttatctgtgttttctagtttaataaaataagtatattacttatataaacaaaaatacgCATTTAATATTTACCTCAAGAAAGTTCCATtagtaattaaatttaaattactttaaattcCAGAGAAAACTCAAACAAGAATTCTTTCCATTAAAACAAACTATAGAATATAAATCAAAAAAACAACGAAGTAAGTAAAAAGCAgcagatattttatttcataggACACAAACAGACTTAAAGCCAACAATTTAGGTTTTCAATGGCATCTCAGAAATAAGTATTAATACAAACAGCACTTTAAAAAGAGACTTAGCTCATCTCAttaaaaacatgagaaaaataactttgaaaaaataattttaaaaagtctacaACTAAAAAACATTATTATGGCTCTGTTTCTGAAGGCCTAGTTGTCTTAAGATTGTTGCCAAAGCACTGACAAGAAGTCTGTTACAAAAGCTTACAGTTTTGGTACGTACTATATCACAATATAATTGTGTACGCCCAAAATCAATTACTAATAAATCATACCCTCTTCCCTCCATTCTTAACTTACTGAATTCCAAGGCCTATAACAGGCCACATGACTCACCATACTCTTGTCATTAAAAAAACATCCATTTCAATATATCTGGGATCTTGTCAAAAGTTAGTTTCTACTTTTAAAATTGGACACAATGTACTGTCATAAATTTAAGTTAGATTTCCTTACCATTAGCCATAAGGAACTTGGGAATTAAGTCAACATTCCAgtctcttcctctccccattgATGCTGGTGGTGCTCCTGGTAATTTAAATCTTTTGTATAACTAAaaccaagacaaaaaaatatcCAGCATgtaacaaaatttaatttttcatcatGATATACAGCTATTCATGAGGCGACatgggcattttattttttatcaagtaAAATTTTTAGCAAGGTTCCAAGATACATGTAAATTAAATACATTACTAAAGtaaagaatgctaaaataaacaaatattgcagagttttgttttgctttgttttacaaGTAGAAAAGAAggaacacaaaacaaaactaatcGTCAGTAACACTAGCACTGCAGGTACATTCCTTATGATTCGtaaaaattacttaaattcaTTCTCTCCTGaacaaaaaacctaaaattaAAGTCATTCTCTCCTGAACAAAAAAGCTAACAAAGGCTTATTTTTGCTTCTACGATTACATAAggagcaaaaaataaattttggtctCTTCAAATCCAAAGACAATTAAAGCTAGTTCCAGGTAAAATAAGCTGAGTAAGAGTTCTTTAATGTTTGAGAATATCCATTTAAACATACACAATTCTACTGCTAAGGTGAAACAGAAAAGGTAAAGTTGGTATATATTTACTAAATAAAAACCCATGAGTCCCAGAGTGTATTAACCAAAAATAAGGGTGCTGAGGGGtatgggagagagggagagcttGCTCATCTTATTGAAGATCAGTTAATTAATGTACTAAGCATGGAAAGAATGGTGCCAATGTATCACTCAAAAGATTAATTATAAACACATCACTTCACAGATTAATTATAATGAAGAGATCTGGTAGATACCACCCTAACAAAGGAATCAAACTTAGCATCATTAATGGAAGGTTAACCAGACATCAAGAGCCTCCTGATGTGATGCAATATGAAGTACTCAACTATTCTTTATCATACACAAACCTGGactcttcaaagaaaaaaaaggtcaCAGGACCTCTGTATATTAAAAGAGTAAAGAGAAACAGCAACAAACGTAGTACTTGAACTTTCAGTTAatcctaaatttaaaaacaaaactaacaaaacTACTACATAGCTATATAAGACATTCTTGAGATTAtgggggaaatttgaatatggtctGGACAtctctattcattttcttaagtgTAATAATGGTATTATGATTACAGAGGAGAATGTTATTCTTAGAAGATgaatgctgaaatatttaggtCAGATATCATGATATGTGCATTACTTTCAATTGtcaaaaccaacaacaaaagaacacAAGAAGTAAATAGAGCAAAATGTTAACTGCTTATTCTAGTGGAAGGTTTCTGAAGCATGATATTTTTCTCTCAACCTTTCTGTATGcctaaacattttttaaactttttgatataaaaaaattaagtctattttaatatttaaagtcaCAAATTACTTAAAAACTCACTGATGATATCTATGTATCTCCTATAAAACGCAGTGGAGCTCATATCCATGCAAGTGGATACATAACAAATCTCAGAGAAATACATATTTAGTAAAACACATTTGTGAAATGTCATGGGCCCATGTTCTAAAAGAGTAGAAAACATAACATGAAGAGCATATTAATTTTTACTAGCTTTTTAATACTTCACTAGTACTTACATCTTCCAGTGGTGTTATAGAGGCACTTTCTCCTCCGTAAAATGGGTTTCGATCCATGTGAAGAACTTTCTTTCCATTCACTGACATTATGCCTGATAGGATACATTCCTACAAGGAAAGCAGAAGTATATTCAAAGGCAGGAAAGTGCCACAGCATGTTTAGAATAaacacttcattatttttttttaaagtcattcaagggaagggatgtttattcggtgcaggatctatactttctgtagcacactaaataattaacttttacggtcagtttattcaagccccataattacatggaactttgaataggaagtgagatctggtaggtttgtacaggttcatgcaaaatcccgatacatcccaaagtaatttgggcagagaataaaaatgtatttgcagggcccccctgaggagctgcaggaaagGGAAATACTGAACTTCCCCACTtggattattactgatattctcacaaacactgaggattAACAATTTTAGtaagctgagcccttgatcttggggcttgcccttatgaagcttgttactgcaaagaagaggctaagcctacttataattgtgcctaaaagtctcccccagagaacctgtgttgctcagatgtggcctgtctctaagcccacttggcaggtaaactcattgccctgcCCATTACATAGGATATgtctcccaggagtgtaaatccccTTGGCAACGCAGAACAGGACTGCCagagatgagcctagacccagcattgtgggactgagaaaatcttcttgaccgtaaggaggaagagaaatgaaacaacatagtTTCCAAGGCTGacaaatttcaaatggagtcaagaggtcactctggagggtattcttgtGTACTATATACataatccctttttagtttttagtgtgttggaataacTAAAAAgaatacttgaaactgtcaaactgcaacccagtagcattgattcttgaagacgactgtataatatgtagcttacatggtgtgactgagtgactgtgaaaaccttgcggctccCACTCCCTTATCCACGACTGTATAATATGTAgcttacagtgtgactgtgtaaacctcgtggctcccactccttttatccaatgtATAAAGAGatggaatagaaaaatggggacacaaattaaatgaaaaatagggtgggatggggggatggaaagttttaggtgttcttttgtactttaatttttttttttttttttttttggagtaaggaaaatgttcaaagattgtggtgatgatggtaccgtgaacaacttgtatactgtggatgattgtatggcatgtgaatatatctaaataaaacaaaatttttaaaaacaagtctgTCATTAAACATTCTTTTAGTAATTAACATTTATACACATGCAATAATCTTCTCTAGAAATATACGGATGCAGCTCTAAAGCAGAAGTTCTCAAACTGTGGTCTATGGACACCTGTGGGTCCTGAGGTTAAAACTAGGGTCATAATAACACTAGGACATCagtcacctttttaaaaaaaaaactgctgccATTTACACTGGCATGATAAAATGAATTAAGGCAGTGAttctagctgtcattttattCTTCAGCACCAGGCACTCagggtttaaaagaaaaaaagtttctctTAAGAATGTCGTTGATGAAgcattaaaaattaactttattaaatctacacccttaatatccatctTCTTAGTGCTCTGAGTAAATGACATGGGCAGTACACAGAAAGCACTACTATCTCAAGGAAAATCTTTTGTGCAACTGTTTGATTTGTGAGCTGAactagccacttttttttttcatggaacaccatttttttacttgaaagaactgacAAACTAGTTACTCAGACTTAGGTATCTagcagacattttctcaaaagtaaatgtcaaggaaaacaactgaaagGATTCATTGTCAGTAACAAGGAGTCaagtttttaaacaaaaattagaatttaGGAAAACATATATCCACCACTGGGCATGAAACATTcccaatatttaaaactttttggattatatcagtaattatattaacatgatttttttattttgcacaaTAAAATGTGTCAATATTTTGGAACATGTCCATTACTCAGTAAGccagtattttccaaattacCAATGCATGATATTTCAAAATCATATAGAGGAATAAAAGATGAATGACAGTGCAAGACAAATCAacggattttattttttatttttttcaatcttaattttattgagatatattcacataccacacagtcaaacaaaacaaatcgtacattcgattgttcacagtaccattacatagtggtacattcatcacctaaatcaatccctgacaccttcattagcacacacacaaaaataacaagaataataattagagtgaaaaagagcaattgaagtaaaaaagaacactgggtacctttgtctgtttgtttccttcccctatttttctactcatccatccataaactagacaaagtggagtgtggtccttatggctttcccaatcccattgtcacccctcataagctacatttttatacaactgtcttcgagattcatgggttctgggttgtagtttgatagtttcaggtatccaccaccagctaccccaattctttagaacctaaaaagggttgtctaaagtgtgcataagagggcccaccagagtgacctctcggctccttttggaatctctctgccactgaagcttacttcatttcctttcacatcccccttttggtcaagaagatgttctccgtcccacgatgccaggtctacattcctccccgggagtcgtattccacgttgccagggggattcactcccctgggtgtctgatcccacgtaggggggagggcagtgatttcacctttcaagttggcttagctagagagacagggccacatctgagcaacaaaggcattcgggaggaggctcttaggcacaaccatag
Above is a window of Choloepus didactylus isolate mChoDid1 chromosome 8, mChoDid1.pri, whole genome shotgun sequence DNA encoding:
- the GDI2 gene encoding rab GDP dissociation inhibitor beta, translating into MNEEYDVIVLGTGLTECILSGIMSVNGKKVLHMDRNPFYGGESASITPLEDLYKRFKLPGAPPASMGRGRDWNVDLIPKFLMANGQLVRMLLFTEVTRYMDFKVTEGSFVYKGGKIYKVPSTEAEALASSLMGLFEKRRFRKFLVYVANFEEKDPRTFEGVDPKKTTMRDVYKKFDLGQDVIDFTGHALALYRTDDYLDQPCCETINRIKLYSESLARYGKSPYLYPLYGLGELPQGFARLSAIYGGTYMLNKPIEEIIVQNGRVVGVKSEGEIARCKQLICDPSYVKDRVQKVGQVIRAICILSHPIKNTNDANSCQIIIPQNQVNRKSDIYVCMISFAHNVAAQGKYIAIVSTTVETKEPEKEIRPALELLEPIEQKFVSISDLLVPKDLGTESQIFISRTYDATTHFETTCDDIKDIYKRMTGSEFDFEEMKRKKNDIHGEDEQQ